The genomic segment taataatgataataataataataataataataataataataataataataataataataataataataataattacaataataataaaaagaaaaataaaaaaaattaatttttttaaaatttttttaaaatttttatttgtattattattatttttttaaaattttttttatttttttattcttattattattactattattattattattattattattattattattattattattattattattattattattattattattatgatttattttttgtaattttttgtaattttattattattattattattattattattattattattattattattattattattattattattattgttattattattattgttattattattattattattattattattattattattattattattattattattattattattattattattattattatgtttttctttaaaatttttttaattttttaattattattattattattattattattattattattattagtattaattttttatttaaaatttatttttttattttattattattattattattattattattattattattattattattattattattattattattattattattattactaatttttattattattattattattattattattattattattattattattattattattattattattattattattattattattattattattattatttattttttataattttattattgttattattattattattattattattattattattattattattattattattattattattattattattattattattattaattttttatttaaaatttatttttttattttattattattattattattattattattattattattattattattattattactaatttttattattattattattattattattattattattattattattattattattattattattattatttattttttataattttattattgttattattattattattattattattattattattattattattattattattattattattattaagtttttttaaaattttttttatttttattattattattattatttttttattttaatttttttaaattttttttatttttattattattattattattcttattattattttactttttaaaatttattttttttcattttattattattattattattattattattattattattattattattattattattattattattattattattattattattgttattattattatgttttttttaataataataatgataataataataataataataataataataataataataataataataataataattacaataataataaaaataaaaataaaaaaagttaatttttttaaaatttttttaaaatttttatttgtattattattattttttaaatattttttttatttttttattcttattattattattattattattattattattattattattattattattattattattattattattatttattttttgtaaatttttgtaattttattattattattattaataataatactaataataataatattattattattattattattttttttatttttttttatttttttatttttttttttatttttatttttttttattttcatttttattattattattttttttttaatgatttttattattattattatttttttttttttaaaatttttttaatttaaattttatattatgttttttctaaaaataataataataatactaataattataataataataataataataataataataaaaataataaaaataaataaatttaaaaaaataaaataataataagaataataataataataataataataaataaatttaaaaaattaaaaaaaaataaaataatcatattaataaaaataaaaataattaaaaaaaaaacttaataataataatgataataataataataataataataataataataataataacaataataataataataataataataataataataataataagaataataataataacaataataataataataataataataataataataattattattattataataatcattacaataataataaaaataaaaataaaaacattaatttttttaaaattttcttaaaatttttatttgtattattattattttttaaaaattttttttatttttttattcttattattattattattattattattattattattattattattattattattatttatttattttttgtaattttttgtaatttttttattattattattattattattattattattattattattattattattattattattattattattaatattattattattattattattattattattattattattattatgttttttttaaaaatttttttaattttttttaattttttaatttttattattattattattattattattattattattattattattattattattattattattattattattattattattattaattttttatttaaaatttatttttttattttattattattattattattattattattattattattattattattattattattattattattattattattattattattattattattactaatttttattattattattattattattattattattattattattattattattattattattattaattttttataattttattattgttattattattattattattattattattattattattattattattattattattaattttttatttaaaatttatttttttattttattattattattattattattattattattattattattattattattattattattactaattattattattattattattattattattattattattattattattattattattattattatttattttttataattttattattgttattattattattattattattattattattattattattattattattaagtttttttaaatttttttttatttttattattattattattatttttttattttaatttttttaaattttttttatttttattattattattattattatttttattttttttaaatttttttaatttaaatttttatttatattatgttttttctaaaaataataataataataataataataataataataataataataataataataataataatattaataataataataataataatattaataataataaaaatttaaaaaaaaattaataataataataaaatgaaaaaaaataaattttaaaaaataaaataataataagaataataataataataataaaaataaataaatttaaaaaattaaaaaaaaataaaataatcatattaataaaaataaaaataatttaaaaaaaaacttaataataataatgataataataataataataataataataataataataataataataataataataataataataagaataataataataacaataataataataataataataataataataataattattattattattataataatcattacaataataataaaaataaaaataaaaaaagtaatttttttaaaatttttttaaaatttttatttgtattattattattttttaaaaattttttttatttttttattcttattattattattattattattattattattattattattattattattattattattattattattattattattattattattattattatttattttttgtaattttttgtaattttattattattattattattattattattattattattattattattattattattattattattattaatattattattattattattattattattattattattattatgttttttttaaaaatttttttaattttttttaattttttaatttttattattattattattattattattattattattattattattattattattattattattaattttttatttaaaatttatttttttattttattattattattattattattattattattattattattattattattattattattattattattactaatttttattattattattattattattattattattattattattattattattattattattattattatttatttttttataattttattattgttattattattattattattattattattattattattattattattattattattattattaattttttatttaaaatttatttttttattttattattattattattattattattattattattattattattattattattattattattattattattattattattattactaatttttattattattattattattattattattattattattattattattattattattattatgtttttttttaataataataatgataataataataataataataataataataataataataataataattacaataataataaaaataaaaataaaaataattaatttttgtaaaatttttttaaaatttttatttgtattattattatttttttaaaattttttttatttttttattcttattattattactattattattattattattattattattattattattattattattattattattattattattattatgatttattttttgtaattttttgtaattttattattattattattattattattattattattattattattattattattattattattattattattattattattgttattattattattgttattattattattattattattattattattattattattattattattattattattattattattattattatgtttttctttaaaatttttttaattttttaattattattattattattattattattattattattattagtattaattttttatttaaaatttatttttttattttattattattattattattattattattattattattattattattaatattaatattattattattattattattattattattattattattactaatttttattattattattattattattattattattatttattttttataattttattattgttattattattattattattattaacccCCCTACAGAACAGAACTCCAAAACGTCCGAATCAGGTACCACTCCCACTATAGATTTTGATGATATAGTTGATGAAATTTGCTATTGGGAGTCCGCCATGATCTGTTATGTGTTGGGTGCGAACCCCCCGCTCAAAGTTATGGAAGGATTTTCTCATAGAATGTGGAAACACCAAGATTTTGACAAGCTGGTTGGAATCGGGAAAGGGGTTTACTTAGCCAGATTTCATACTAAAGATAACATGCTTAAGGTAGCAAATGGTGATcatattttctttgattcaaaACCCTTGATCATGAAACCATGGTCTCCTGATATAGATGTTATGAAGGATGAGGTTAAAACTATACCCATGTGGATCAAATTACCTGGTCTAGACCTGAAATACTGGGGTGTAAAAGCATTGACTAAAATATGTAGTGGAGTTGGAAAATTTATCAAACCTGATAACTCCACACTCAACAAGGACAAGTTGCAGTTTGCCCGCATTCTAATTGAAACTGACTTGGATGCCCCCTTGCCTGACACTATTACCTTcattaatgaaaaaggatgcaCTATTAATCAGGTAGTGCAATATGATTGGAAGCCTGTTCTTTGTACCTTGTGCAAAAGGTTTGGGCATGAAGGGAAAAATTGTAAGAGAGGGGCAACAGCCACTGTTAAACGTTGGGTTCCAAAAGTCAAACAAACCCAGCCTTTGATACAAACACAGCAACAGATTCAGCAGGCCACGCAGCAACAGAATGACAAACAACAAGAGCATGAGGGATTTACTGCTATAAAGCGAAAAGCCTCATCACCACAGAAACCGACCTGTCCTGCGGCTGAGGATAAATTGTCTGTGACCAACAAATTTGACATATTGACAGGGGAAAATACAGGGGAGCCAGAAACAAAGGATGGCAATACCATGCCATTCGAGGTAAGTGCTACGCATGCTAATGGGGAATTGGATAACCCCCCAATTGGGCATGGATAAGTTCACTATTTGGAATGTAAGAGGGCTAAATGACTTGGAAAAAAGGAGGAAGGTCAAAGACTTTATCTCCTACCACAAAATCCAATTATTTAGCCTTCTTGAGACTAGGGTAAAGAGAGCCAACCTTGGTAATATTTACCTTAGCTTATGTCCCGACTGGAATTTAATTTCTAATCATGCTCAtcattataatggtagaatCATTGTCGCTTGGAACCCTCATGTTTTCACTATTGATGTTTTAGTTATGACAGATCAATTTATTCACACTGAAATTTTGGTTAATGCTACTAGAATGAAATTTCTATGTACTTTTGTGTATGGCCAAAATAATGACCAAAAAAGAAATTGCCTATGGAACTTTCTTTCAGATACAGCTGCTGCCCACTCCAAACCATGGTGTGTAGGTGGAGATTTCAATGCTATCATGCATTATGATGATAGAACTGGCTCAATTGTGCGAGAAAAAGACATTCGTCCGATGGCTAATTGTATGCATCAATGCAGACTTCATGATGTCAAGAGTATAGGGAGATTTTATACTTGGAATAACAAGCAGGATGGGTGCAACAGAATCTTATCGAAGATTGATAGATTCTTAAGCAATCAACTTTGGGAGACCACATTCCAAGAGGCTATCGTTCACTTCTGCCCAGAAGGGGATTTTGACCATAGCCCTATGGTGATCACCACAGTGAAAGTGCACCATGGCCATAAGcctttcaaattttataatcattGGGTGAATCATGATCTTTACACACAGACAGTCAAGTACGCCTGGCATCTTAATTGTGAGGGCACTAGAATGTTTAAAGTCATTcagaaattgaagaagttgaagccCCTGCTCAAAGCAATAGATGGAAGAACTGAGTCCTCTCTTGCCATAGCTTTTAAGGATGCTAAAACCTCCCTACTTCAAGCACAAGAAGCTTTGCATCAAAACCCAAGTGACCCCAATCTGGCACATGAGGAGAAGATAGCAGCAGTTAATTTCCAGAACACTAAACGTGATTATCAGATGATTCTAATGCAGAAAGCAAAGCTACATTGGCTAAGAGAGGGTGATGAAAACACCAGATTATTTCACAATTACATCAAGGGGAGAAAAAAGAACAACCTTATCTTAGCTTTGCATGATATGGATGGCAAATGGGTTGATACACCTAATCTTATCACTAACtcctttattgatttttatactcACTTGCTAGGTACCACAATGGAGAGCAGATGTGGTGTTTATGATCATATTATCAAGCAGGGCCGTTGTCTGGAGAGTAACCAACATTTGCTTCTTGACTGTATCTTTTCACAGGAAGATATCAAGAAAGCTGTTTTCTCGATCAACAAAAACAAGGCACCCGGactggatggttataatagtgCTTTTTTCCAACACTCTTGGGATATCATAGGAGATGAGATATCATGGGCAATTCAGGACGCTTTCCGTTCTAGGAAACTGCTCAGAGAAATCAACATAACTGCTGTTACTCTCATTCCCAAGGTGAATGTTCCAAAGTCAGTCAAGGATTATAGACCTATAGCTTGTTGCACTATTATCTACAAATGCATTACCAAGCTTATTTGCTCTCAACTTGGCAAGGTTCTTCCCTCAGTGATCAGCTCGAATCAGGGTGCATTCGTTTCTGGTAGGAATATTATTCACAATGTTCTCCTCTGTCAGGACCTGGTCAAACTTTATAGACCGAGTCAGAAACAACGAGGGTGCCTCATGAAGCTTGACATTACCAAGGCTTATGATACGGTTGAGTGGAGCTTTATTGAAGACATGCTCACCCATCTAGGCTTTCCTACTCACTTCATTGAGATGGTGATGACATGCATTACCACTCCTGCCTACTCTTTACTCATCAATGGTAATCCGACTCCTCTTATTCTACCAAAAAGAGGCCTCAGACAAGGTGACCCGCTCTCCCCTCTTTTGTTCACCCTCTGTATGGAATATGGAACTAGAATTCTTCAACAAGCTGCCAATATccctggatttaaatttcaccCAAGATGCAAATCTCTCAGACTGAATAATCTATGGTTTGCAGACGATATGCTACTCTTTTGTAGGGGTGATATTGACTCCATTGCCATGATGATCAGTAGTCTTAAGCTCTTCTCAGAGACCATAGGCTTGCAGATTAGTGCGGAAAAGTCAGAAATTTATCTTGCAGGCATGACATCACGTGAACAAGAGATGATTGGTAAGTTTTCTGGATTTAGGATAGGCAAGCTCCCTTTCACTTACCTTGGGGTCCCAATGGACACCAAGAAGATCACTCCCAGGGAGTGTGAGGTTCTCATTGACAAAATGTGTAAGAGGATCAAGCTATGGAGCTCTCGGAACCTTTCTTACAATGGTAGATTACAATTGGTAAATTCTATTCTTACATCCATCTGTACGTACTGGACTCAGATATTTATTCTTCCTAAAACAgtcatcacaaaaataaatagtgtgTGTCAACATTTTCTCTGGCATGGAGTTAGCGATAGTACTAAACATGGAAATATTGCTTGGGAAAATctgtgtcattcaaaaaaagAGGGGGGTCtgaatattaggaatatttggttATGGAACAAGGCAGCTATTGGTAAACAAATTTGGTCCATTAGCCAAAAGAAGGATAATTTGTGGGTTAAATGGGTCCATGCGGTGTATATTAAAGAGCAACAATGGGAGGAGCACCGGCCTCCTATCACTGCGAGTTGGGTGTGGAAAGGTTTATGTAAATTACGTGAAGAAATCATTTCCATTGTTCACCAGCAGCCCAACACGCATTATAGCATTAAGGGTGTGTATAATCAGCTACAACCTACTGGAATCAGCGTCCCATGGAGCAGACCTGTTTGGTGTAGGTACTCTGTGCCTAAACATCGGTTCATCACTTGGCTAACTGTGAGAAGAAGGCTGCTCACGAGAGACagacttcttaatttcaatttggtggatgatgctacttgtgtcctttgcaaaactgatattgaaactcatgatcacctgttctttaattgttcttgtagtgctgtgattctgaaacaggttatgcagtggctcggctgtaatttccagaccggctcgttgcaacaccttctacaaatagcatggaacataaagggagcaagattgaagaagcttacggttttggtggctattgcagccacggtgcatacaatctggaagctcaggaatgatataatctggaggcaaaaagatgcaacagccacaacacagatggttggtcatattaaatggattgtgaagaatagaattctccaattgtgtaatgataacattagacatatagattggctcaaagccttgtaatatcctttttgaatgatgctacaaatgatttagcattgctttggaacccttcctagaaggtggccatagtttatgctcatgatggatttgcatcatttgtttccatattcttgtatatggttggattcttgatgaaataaaatcttatttctcaaaaaaaaaaaaaaaaataataataataataataataataataataataatattaataataataataataataatgttaataataataaaaatttaaaaaaaaattaataataataataaaatgaaaaaaaataaattttaaaaaataaaataataataagaataataataataataataaaaataaataaatttaaaaaattaaaaaaaaataaaataatcatattaataaaaataaaaataatttaaaaaaaaacttaataataataataataataataataataataataataataataataataataataataacaataataataataataataataataataataattattattattattattataataatcattacaataataataaaaataaaaataaaaaaattaatttttttaaaatttttttaaaatttttatttgtattattattattttttaaaaattttttttatttttttattcttattattattattattattattattattattattattattattattattattatcattattattatttattttttgtaattttttgtaattttattattattattattattattattattattattattattattattattattattattattattattattattattattaatattattattattattattattattattattattattattatgttttttttaaaaaattttttaattttttttaattttttaatttttattattattattattattattattattattattattattattattattattattattattattattaattttttatttaaaatttatttttttattttattattattattattattattattattattattattattattattattattattattattattataattattattattattattactaatttttattattattattattattattattattattattattattatttttattattattattattattattattgtttatttttttataattttattattgttattattattattattattattattattattattattattattattattattattattattattattattattattaattttttatttaaaatttatttttttattttattattattattattattattattattattattattattattattactaatttttattattattattattattattattattattattattattattattattattattattattattattatgtttttttttaataataataatgataataataataataataataataataataataataataataataataataataataattacaataataataaaaataaaaataaaaaaaattaatttttttaaaatttttttaaaatttttatttgtattattattatttttttaaaattttttttttttttattcttattattattactattattattattattattattattattattattattattattattattattattattatgatttattttttgtaattttttgtaattttattattattattattattattattattattattattattattattattattattattattattattattattattattattattattattattattattattattattattattgttattattattattgttattattattattattattattattattattattattattattattattattattattattattattattattattattattattattatgtttttctttaaaatttttttaattttttaattattattattattattattattattattattattattattattattattattagtattaattttttatttaaaatttatttttttattttattattattattattattattattattattattattattattattattattattattattattaatattattattattattattattattattattattattattattattattactaatttttattattattattattattattattattattattattattattattattatttattttttataattttattattgttattattattattattattattattattattattattattattattattattattattattattattattattattatttattttttgtaattttttgtaattttattattattattattaataataatactaataataataatattattattattatttttattatttttttttttttttttttttttttttttttttttattttttttttttattttttttaattttaatttttattattattattttttttttttaatgatttttattattattattattatttttttttttaaatttttttaatttaaattttatattatgttttttctaaaaataataataataatactaataattataataataataataacaataataataataacaataataataataataataataataataataataataataataataataataataataataataataataataataataataataataataaaattacaaaaaattacaaaaaataaatcataataataataataataataataataataataataataataataataataataataatagtaataataataagaataaaaaaataa from the Amaranthus tricolor cultivar Red isolate AtriRed21 chromosome 12, ASM2621246v1, whole genome shotgun sequence genome contains:
- the LOC130796801 gene encoding uncharacterized protein LOC130796801 produces the protein MLKVANGDHIFFDSKPLIMKPWSPDIDVMKDEVKTIPMWIKLPGLDLKYWGVKALTKICSGVGKFIKPDNSTLNKDKLQFARILIETDLDAPLPDTITFINEKGCTINQVVQYDWKPVLCTLCKRFGHEGKNCKRGATATVKRWVPKVKQTQPLIQTQQQIQQATQQQNDKQQEHEGFTAIKRKASSPQKPTCPAAEDKLSVTNKFDILTGENTGEPETKDGNTMPFEIQLLPTPNHGV